One Candidatus Nitronauta litoralis genomic window, GATGGATCCACAAGCCAGCCGTTAAAAATTCCGTTCACTTTGATCTGCTTCAGCTCTTCACCATTCAAATGGGCTTTCCATTGAGGTGAAAAATGAATCCGGGAAGCCAGGATCGCCGGGTTTTCGTTGTTGGGATCCAAATGAACTTTTACCTGATACTTGCTACGGTTCAATCGGGACAGGCTGTTGATTTCAAGTTGCCCGGGGCTCTTTATTTTTTTATCAACAAAATCTGAAAAATCCCTGTCCGTCAATAACCAGTAGACATCGTTTGGAGATTGGGTTTCAAAGGAGTTGACCTTATCTGGAGAATAGATAACATCCTCACCTATTCGTGCTTCATATAAAGTGTGCTCTCCAAATTTCCGCGAATTTAAGAAAGGGAACTTTTCCAGGAAGGATTTGACATCACCGACTGGTGTCCGCATTTCGGGGAATGAGGAAGGCGTGACAAGAAAATCTTCTGTGAAAATTACGTAACGAATATTATAGAGCTTTAATATATTCTGAAAGGCCTGCTCATTCCGTGAAACAATCGCATTTTTTAAAAATTGATTGAGTGAAAAAACAGGATGACGGGCACTGAAATTAGAATTCACAGGATGTCTCAATAAAAATGCGTAAGGATCAAATCCAAAATATCCTCCTCCATATTGACTCCAGTCATACCCTTTGGTCTCTCCCGATGTTGGGAGAACCAGAACACCAAAATCACCCTCTTTCTGATTTAAAAAACTGGACAGCTCTTTAACATGCGGAGGAATGGTAAAAGCTGCCGAAACATGATGCCGGTCTTCAACATTGTCTTTTAATAAAACCATAAAAGCCGGGGATCCGATCAATCTTGGAAAGTTCACGATACAAACGCTCACTATCAATGCCGTCGGAATTCCCCATTTCCAGATTTTTTTTAAAGTTCTCGATTCCAACATCCACAAGATCAACCCACCAGCAAAGATTGCGTACATGAAATGAATGATAAACATATAGGTGGGTGGGCGTCTGAATACGTACAGAGGAAAATTCCTCATTAAAAATTCGATCACTCCCCCAAAGGGAGCTCGTAAAGCGGCAAATATCGGGATCGCTAACAAAAACATGAGGCCCAACGCCAGGAAAGATGAATTTTCTTTTCGGCGTACAACCAGCACAAAAAATGCACATGCCGCCAGAAGAGGAACGCAGGACAGCACCCGCATGGCGGGACTTAGCTGAAGTGAGGAAAATCGTGTGTATTTCAGGTTAACTCCAACTTCCATTTGAGGGATAAAATATCCCTTACCCGTCAATATCCTGTTGTAGCGGGTTGTTGGATATTCTGAAACAAACCGCATGGACTGAATGGTGTCCTCCATGTAGCCGCCCTTACGGGAAAGCGCTTCCTGTGTCGCAGAATTTAAAAAATTGGGAACAACCCACCAAAGATGGAACACCACCGCGCAGACGCCCAAAAGCAAATAACGAACTACCAACCGTTTAAAAGGAAATCGGTCAAGAATACCCTGAGCAAAATAAAACAAACTCAACATCAAAAGAACGAACGCAGCGACAGGTAGGTTTCCAAGCCCCGTCACCATCAGCAAACTGAGTAGACAGGGGATCAAAATCCAACGTATCGTTTCGCTTGAGCCCTGGGCTCGAATGAGTTTATCCAGACAAATTAATAGAAACGGGAAATAGGCCAGAATGAAAATAATATTAAAATTGTAGTGGCCCCGCAAAAACCAGTACTCGTTAAACATGTACATGAAGGCAGCTATCAAAGCGGTCACTTTTACAGGAGCGCCTGTTTTATTTTTATACAGGTAGCGCACCAGGCAATACATGGAAAAACCCGCCAGGAAATAGTGCAGGTAAAATACCAGCGAATTTGCAACGTTAAGGGGAAAGATCCAGCTCAGAACAAACGTTTCGAGGATCAATGGGAAATAGGAGAGGAGATTAAAAAAACGTCCGCCAATACTGCTCGGGTCCCAGGCAGTCAACAGGTTGGAAAGCTGAAGGGAAGGATTGATCGGTGGCAGATTGATATCCCAGATTGAATAGAACCCACCCCTCAGCACCACCAGAATTGGCAGCGAAAAAACCAACAATAACCCGAGAGGTCCCCGGTTCTCTTTAATGAATCTGGCCATCCTGCTTTAAACGTTCATGCAGTGCGCGGGCTGCAATCGATTGTGCCAGTGGATTTGGATGCGCGTCATCCTGAAACCTCAATCCCCTGGGTTCGTATTCCCTGTAGGCCGGGAACAAATCAATGACGTTGAAACCTCTATCCTGTGCCATCGCTTTAATTTTTTCCAAAACATCGACCTGATAGCTTTCATCCCAATCCCTGCTGTTTTCCAAATTGGGAAACAATAAAAGGTAACCAGGAATTTTTCTCTGCTTCAAGTATTTGGAGAATTGATCATAAGTCTCCGTAAGCTTGTTCCAGGAATCAGTGTGATTAAAATACAAATGCCTTGGATAATGCCATTGCACTGTTTCCTTGAGGTATCGATCTGCCAGGAAATTTAAAAACTGAAAGGGTTGACCCAGCTCCCGAAACGCTGAAACTTTTTTAAACAACCCATTTGATTGCAACAGATCTTCACGGATCAAATCCATTGCCTCCCCTGATGACATCCGTCGCTTTCTAGACGGGTGCTTTTGCAAAATGTCGTTTAACACATACCCGATCACCAGAAGATCCGGTTGGAAATGACGACCCAGGGTTTCCAGCATATTCAATTCTTCCCAGGCTGTGTAACCGCAATAGGAAAGAGTGAGCAGGTCTACATTTTGATTTTCCAATTTTCTTTGCAGAATTTTTGGATACGCAAGATCGAAACTATGCAAACCATGCCCCTTGGTATAGGAGTCACCAATAATCAGTATTCGTTTTTTATTTTTACTTTTTTGGTACCTCTGTTTTAATTGTTTAGGCGTGTAGTTTTTAGACAGCCCCTCTCCAAGACAGGTCCAGTTAATTTTGACCGGTTGTCCACTGGCATCCACCGTTCCGGTTTGATTCAACTCCATTCCCTTTTTCAATCCACTACCGGAAGCACTCTCCAGAGCTGGAATCAGCTTTCCCAGCGACCCCATCCGGAAAAGAACTTCAATGGCCAGCAGGCACAACCCGAGGGAAACAATTACCAGAAAAAAATTGACCAGGGCCGAACCCCGCTTCTCCGGTTCCCCCTCCCCGTGAGGAGCCATTTTTTCGTAAGTCAGTGCCATCAGTTAACCAGCCGCCTGTTGTAACGTTCAAAGGTTCAGGCCGGTTGCTGAGCCAATACCGGCTGCGGCGCTATCACAATGTCGCAATAATTGTTTTGGCCAAGCCCCACCCTATTGGAAAGATTAAAAAACTCTTCCCGTGTAGAAAGCGATTGCAACTCTCCTTCATCCTTAAAAAAATAAAACTGTTTTCCCTCAAACTTTTCATAGACACGTTCCAGAAACTTATCCGGGTCTTCCCCCTGCTGAACAATCGAGTAGGGCCAGAACTCCATAATGACACTCATGTTTTCGGGCAGGCTTGTCTTTTCAAACATGCCCCGCAGGATAAAAGGCTCTGCTCCCTGGCAATCCATCTTGAGCAGGCGTATGTCACCAGACTCAATGCCTTGAGCTTGTAAAAAGCCATCAAGAGTATCTGTGCCCACAACTTTTTTATGGATTTTTTCAGGATTCCGGTCCTGCCATTCCTCATCCAGGTAGAGTCTCGAATCGACAATACTTTCATGGTAGGTAAACAGGGTCATCTCCCCCTTCCTGTCCGCCATGGCCAATTCCTGGGGAAAAACACAATTGTCGTTGCCAGTTTTTTTTAAATTTTCCCGCAGGTATTTAATTTGATCACCTGGTTCAAAAGCAAAAACGCGGGCATGGGCGGGTTTTGCAAATTCCGCCATGACGATAGCTGTCAGTCCTATATTGGCACCGACATCCAGCAACACTGCACCTTTTTCAAGGGGACTCTGTCCCAGCAAGGTTCGAATAAGCCGGTAAATCCCCTCATCCTTGGTTCCTTTTACGAAACGGATGTTGCCCACGAGCGAATGACCTTCGAATTTAAAGGAGTAAAATTCCTTGTTCCCCAACGCTAGTTTGGTCACCGCATCGTCTAGATCGTTAAGAAAATAAAAAAGCTTGCTGAACCAGCCGTATTTCAACATGCGCGACAATGCTCTTCGAATCGAAACCGGAATTAATTTAATCAGAAAATTGAACATCGCTTTCCGCGCTTAATTGATTATTGACCTGCATACACAACTATTCATGCCTTTGCCGGGCTTTCTTCGACTACTCTTGTTGCCAAAACTTTATTCACTTTCGATGGACGAGCCAGAACCCTCAGGTTATCCCCCAATCCCGACCAGGTGGCCTTAAGATCCAATCGCTCCATGGAGTCTCCAGACATCAGGTTGCGCCAATTCAAATGCAAAACGCCGGCGAACACCGTCAGGATTCCCTTTAAATTTTTTTCCACTAATTCACCCTTCATAAGAGTGTTCGCAAGCTGGTAACTTGAGGATTGCAGAAATGCCGGGATGCTGTAAAAGAATCGATCGATCTGAACCGACTGGAGACCTGCCTGTTCGATAAGTCGTGCCAGAGATTTTGAACGGAAATCGTAAAGATGGGTTGTATGAAAATACCTTGAATAGTCGTCCTCTGGCGCCTCATGTTTTAAAGGCGATTGAGGCAGTTCAATGAAGATCATTCCGCCGGGTTTTAACAGCCTCTGGCAATGTTCCAGAACTTTCACGGGTTCCCTCATATGCTCAAGGACATGGGGAAAGGCAATGACATCAAAGAGACCTTCATCCGGCACCAGTTCCATCACATCTTTTTTCTGGAGATGCAGACCAAACCGTTTGAGGGCACTGGCAATCATGAAGTCATTGAACTCAAGCCCCAGAGTTTCCCAGCCTCGATTTTTAAAGCGGGACAAAAAGGTCCCATCGCAACTACCTGCCTCAAGAATCCGGCCTGGTCCCTGCCCTTCATATCCTGACAATATAAAACGTGCCTGACTGTTCGCCCGCATTTTTGCGAAGGAACATTTCAGCCGATATCTCCAGGAGTCCGTCTCGAACTCATCAAAATATTCACCAGAATAATATTCCTGAAGAGCATCAGAGGATGGGAGCCCGGTTAAATAGTAAAGTTCGCATCCGCCACAAAATGCCACTGTTAAAGATTCTCCAAACACTGCATGATGTGTTACTGCTTCAATAGTCGGAGCCTCTTTACACAGCGGGCAATGTTCTTGTGGTTGGGTATCCATGGCTATTTAAGGAGACCTCTAAAAATTCGAAAACCCGTGTTCCCGCATAACGCAGGCCCTGAAAAACCAAAACCTGGAAACGGCAAATTGTAATTTTCAGATGTTCCCTTAAGAGACTCTTCGCAGTTTTCTGTGGTGGCTACCACAAGGACTAGAGGTGGGTTCGGCAGCGATTCGAATTGTGGAGAGTTCTCGGTCATTTTTTAAATTTTCCAGGAGAGACATCCGGCTTTTACCTGTTTCCTTTTTACGCCGGGCTTCCTTCGTGCCGTGTCAGGTTGAACACATGCTGGTTTACGCGGCGTACGGCACGAGTCCCATAAGTAAATAGAAATTGCCAATCAGACTTTCGCATCCGGCTCAAAAACTGCACCTGTCGACCAACAAATTTTGGGTGAAACGCAACTCCGTATATATCCCGGATCGCCGCATAGTATTCGTCGTGCGGGATCGGTGTTTTGACAATCAGTTTGCTCATGTCGAAATCATCATAATCATCCGTAAGCAACACCCCTTCTTCAGAACACTCCTGATGGTAGGGGGTGAAATCCAATGGGGTACACAAGGTAACCTGAAGGGTCCGCGCCACTCCTTCGAACATGAGCCGCTTTACCGTATCGACAGTCTGCTGCAGTTGTTTTCGAGTTTGCCAGTAGTACCCCACCATGATTGTCAGGTGAGGGAACAATCCATATTTTGTGAACAGTTTTAAATTCGCTTCCACATCTTCCAGGCTGTACCCTTTATTCAGTCGCGCCAGAGTTTCCTCATCACTGGCCTCCATACCGATTAAAAGAAACCGGAAGTTGGCCTTGGCCAATAGCGCTACCGTTTCCTCATCCATGTAGCCGAAGCGGGTATTAAATCCGAAGTAACAATCTTTTTTATGAAGGCCACGGTCAATGATGCCTTTGGCAAACTGCCGTGCCTCAGCCCCGCGATACCAGACCCCTGAGTCATCAAAAATTTCGCGTACCCCGTAATCTTCGACAAGCCGCTGGTATTCATCCAGACTCTTTTCAACACTGCGCATCGAAAAGGTGAGGTCGGGTCCGTTGTAACGGCAGAAGGTGCATTTTCCAAACATACAATCGCGGATGACACTGGTTGCATAGGTTCCCGGTACCTGTAAATAGTTTCCGTTTTCGTAGGCATAGTCTTTCCAGCGAACCAGGTCCCTGTCAACATCAGGGGAAAGGTCCAGCGGTTCAATCTGTTTAAAGTTACCTGTGTCCAGATAATCTTTTTCATCGCGCCGGATTACCAACCCTTCTATCGGGCAATGATCTCTCCAGTTGGAATGCTCATCGATATATGGCACCAGCTTTCTCAAAACGAAGTCTATGTGATTGCTTCGAAGAATGATGTCCGCCTGGCAACGATCCAGGGTCTCTTCCGGACGACGCATGGAATGGTAACCCGTCATGACAACGATACAATTCGGACATGCTGATTTGAGTTGATCCACCAGCTTCCAATAAAATTTCATCACCGGAGTGGTGCTTTCGAAGACCACCATGTCCGGTCTCCACGCAACCAGATCGCGAAACCATTGATCAAAATCTTTTAATTGTGCGTTGCCATCGTCCCACAAAACGTCGTAACCAAGATTCTTTAACCAGGATGCCGCCTGACCGTGCACCACAGGCAGCAGATAAGTCGGTTTTTTAAAAAACTGAACGTTGCGATTCTGCGAGACCATGGCCTTCTGGCCCTGATCGTTGACAATGGGTGGATAGGAAATTGCTATTTTCATATGGGTTCCTTAAGAGCCTTCCGTCGAAAGTTTTTCGACGATTAAAAAAAGGCTTCCGTGAAAATTTTATCGCCAGAAACGCCGCCCTGCCGCAACAGATCATAAACATCGTAGATCATGGCCTGATTGCCGCACAGGTAATAAAAACTTTCCGTTTCCAGACTGGTTTCTTTCAAATAATCCGTTACCCGGCCTTGCCTGCCTTCCAAAGGTTCGCGAGACACACAGGTGACCAGGCGATCAGAATCGAAATCTTCAATGTCGCATCGATCAACCGCGTGACGGATTCCGTGAATAATCTGGCAATCCAACTCCGGGTAGCTGGTTACAAATGAATGAAACGGCGCGATGCCCGTCCCCGAAGCAATGAAAACAAACTTGCTGTTAGTTATTTTTTGAGGATCCAGTACAAAGCTACCGTAAGGTCCGTGCAGATCCACTTCAGTTCCAGGAGTTGCTGCTCTTAATTTGGGTGACACCGTTCCCTCGGGCACTTCCTTGATGAGAAACTCCAAAAACTCCGAACCCGCTCCGGAATAGGTCGAGTATTCCCGATTCACCCCGGTGCCCGGAAGACCCAGATTGACGCATTGCCCTGGGGTAAACTCAAAACCGTTACGCTCAAGCCTGAGCACATAAGTCGTCGGGGAAATATCACGAACACTTAAAACTTTATGGCGCATATTCCTCTTCCCCGAAAAAATGGTTTGTTCAGTTGTAGCGGCATGTACCAATTTTTATTCCTTTATCAACGACCCAGGGAACTTTTCAATTCTCTGGAGGTGAGTCCCTGCATGAATTTGGTTCCGTACCACAAATGAGTCAGAACAATATGAGGCAAAGCCCCCAGGGCTACTTTCCAGGATTCAAATTTTCGGATATCAAACCAGGAAATCCCCAGCGTTATGACATAGGCCAACCAACCCGCGAGGTAAAGGAGACCCGCTGTTTTTGATAAAGCGCTGAGCCCTGCGCCGACCAGAACGAACAACACCCACAGGGTCGGAATGAAATATTTGAACCGGCATGAGGTCTCCGGATAACGTTTCACAAAGAAACCACGGTGCAATCCATAATTGCCAACCTGCCTCAGGTGCTTTTTTAACCCCTTGCGCCGGTGATGCCAGACAATCATGTCCGGTACATAGAGGATTTTCATATTGGTTTGTTCGACTATCTTGAGACAAAACAAAGTGTCTTCCCCCGGCCAGTAATCAGAATCAAACCCTTCAACCTTTAGAAATAGATCACGACGCACCAGCAGGTTGACACTGGGCCAGTCGTCGACATGGCGGATGGGAGGATTCGACACATAGCGTTCAGGAAAACCACCGGAAGCGCGACTGAGATAAACTGCGCCTGAAACACGAGCCCAGAACGGATCACTGCTGGGAGTGATGCCGGGTCCACCCACAGCACCCACATCCGGGTCCTTAAAAAACTTAAAGGCAACTTCCAGCCAGTCAGGCTCGGGGTACGCATCGTCATCGATGAATGCCAGAAACTCACCTTGTGCTTTTTCAGCACCGGTATCTCGCTTGACTGCGGGGTTGACCTCACCCGTTGGTATTATCTTTACTGGCATCGAGGAGAACGCTTCCGGTAATTGCTCCTCTCCGTCGGGTAAAAGTATTACCTCGTAACCACTGAAAGACATCCGGTTGATGTGAGTGAGGGATTCATCCAGATCCGGCGACCAGGTTTTAAACGGAATGATGATCGAAAAGATGACGGGTTCACTCATGGTTGAACCCCACTCGCTTGTCCACAATATAAAGTGGCCGACGGGCAACTTCCGTATGAATGTTGCCAATGTACAGGGCCATCATTCCAAGAGCGGCCAGGACCACACCGGTCAACACGGTGTTGAACACGACGAAGTAGGCCAGTGCCGTGTAGTGAGTCAGGT contains:
- a CDS encoding glycosyltransferase; protein product: MSEPVIFSIIIPFKTWSPDLDESLTHINRMSFSGYEVILLPDGEEQLPEAFSSMPVKIIPTGEVNPAVKRDTGAEKAQGEFLAFIDDDAYPEPDWLEVAFKFFKDPDVGAVGGPGITPSSDPFWARVSGAVYLSRASGGFPERYVSNPPIRHVDDWPSVNLLVRRDLFLKVEGFDSDYWPGEDTLFCLKIVEQTNMKILYVPDMIVWHHRRKGLKKHLRQVGNYGLHRGFFVKRYPETSCRFKYFIPTLWVLFVLVGAGLSALSKTAGLLYLAGWLAYVITLGISWFDIRKFESWKVALGALPHIVLTHLWYGTKFMQGLTSRELKSSLGR
- a CDS encoding B12-binding domain-containing radical SAM protein, with translation MKIAISYPPIVNDQGQKAMVSQNRNVQFFKKPTYLLPVVHGQAASWLKNLGYDVLWDDGNAQLKDFDQWFRDLVAWRPDMVVFESTTPVMKFYWKLVDQLKSACPNCIVVMTGYHSMRRPEETLDRCQADIILRSNHIDFVLRKLVPYIDEHSNWRDHCPIEGLVIRRDEKDYLDTGNFKQIEPLDLSPDVDRDLVRWKDYAYENGNYLQVPGTYATSVIRDCMFGKCTFCRYNGPDLTFSMRSVEKSLDEYQRLVEDYGVREIFDDSGVWYRGAEARQFAKGIIDRGLHKKDCYFGFNTRFGYMDEETVALLAKANFRFLLIGMEASDEETLARLNKGYSLEDVEANLKLFTKYGLFPHLTIMVGYYWQTRKQLQQTVDTVKRLMFEGVARTLQVTLCTPLDFTPYHQECSEEGVLLTDDYDDFDMSKLIVKTPIPHDEYYAAIRDIYGVAFHPKFVGRQVQFLSRMRKSDWQFLFTYGTRAVRRVNQHVFNLTRHEGSPA
- a CDS encoding YfhO family protein, whose amino-acid sequence is MARFIKENRGPLGLLLVFSLPILVVLRGGFYSIWDINLPPINPSLQLSNLLTAWDPSSIGGRFFNLLSYFPLILETFVLSWIFPLNVANSLVFYLHYFLAGFSMYCLVRYLYKNKTGAPVKVTALIAAFMYMFNEYWFLRGHYNFNIIFILAYFPFLLICLDKLIRAQGSSETIRWILIPCLLSLLMVTGLGNLPVAAFVLLMLSLFYFAQGILDRFPFKRLVVRYLLLGVCAVVFHLWWVVPNFLNSATQEALSRKGGYMEDTIQSMRFVSEYPTTRYNRILTGKGYFIPQMEVGVNLKYTRFSSLQLSPAMRVLSCVPLLAACAFFVLVVRRKENSSFLALGLMFLLAIPIFAALRAPFGGVIEFLMRNFPLYVFRRPPTYMFIIHFMYAIFAGGLILWMLESRTLKKIWKWGIPTALIVSVCIVNFPRLIGSPAFMVLLKDNVEDRHHVSAAFTIPPHVKELSSFLNQKEGDFGVLVLPTSGETKGYDWSQYGGGYFGFDPYAFLLRHPVNSNFSARHPVFSLNQFLKNAIVSRNEQAFQNILKLYNIRYVIFTEDFLVTPSSFPEMRTPVGDVKSFLEKFPFLNSRKFGEHTLYEARIGEDVIYSPDKVNSFETQSPNDVYWLLTDRDFSDFVDKKIKSPGQLEINSLSRLNRSKYQVKVHLDPNNENPAILASRIHFSPQWKAHLNGEELKQIKVNGIFNGWLVDPSSLSLSDGEQTVIVELEAQRVLTLIYLTTCLLVAIALGYLLLIRPVRRPE
- a CDS encoding FkbM family methyltransferase gives rise to the protein MFNFLIKLIPVSIRRALSRMLKYGWFSKLFYFLNDLDDAVTKLALGNKEFYSFKFEGHSLVGNIRFVKGTKDEGIYRLIRTLLGQSPLEKGAVLLDVGANIGLTAIVMAEFAKPAHARVFAFEPGDQIKYLRENLKKTGNDNCVFPQELAMADRKGEMTLFTYHESIVDSRLYLDEEWQDRNPEKIHKKVVGTDTLDGFLQAQGIESGDIRLLKMDCQGAEPFILRGMFEKTSLPENMSVIMEFWPYSIVQQGEDPDKFLERVYEKFEGKQFYFFKDEGELQSLSTREEFFNLSNRVGLGQNNYCDIVIAPQPVLAQQPA
- a CDS encoding class I SAM-dependent methyltransferase, with the translated sequence MDTQPQEHCPLCKEAPTIEAVTHHAVFGESLTVAFCGGCELYYLTGLPSSDALQEYYSGEYFDEFETDSWRYRLKCSFAKMRANSQARFILSGYEGQGPGRILEAGSCDGTFLSRFKNRGWETLGLEFNDFMIASALKRFGLHLQKKDVMELVPDEGLFDVIAFPHVLEHMREPVKVLEHCQRLLKPGGMIFIELPQSPLKHEAPEDDYSRYFHTTHLYDFRSKSLARLIEQAGLQSVQIDRFFYSIPAFLQSSSYQLANTLMKGELVEKNLKGILTVFAGVLHLNWRNLMSGDSMERLDLKATWSGLGDNLRVLARPSKVNKVLATRVVEESPAKA
- a CDS encoding oxidoreductase, yielding MRHKVLSVRDISPTTYVLRLERNGFEFTPGQCVNLGLPGTGVNREYSTYSGAGSEFLEFLIKEVPEGTVSPKLRAATPGTEVDLHGPYGSFVLDPQKITNSKFVFIASGTGIAPFHSFVTSYPELDCQIIHGIRHAVDRCDIEDFDSDRLVTCVSREPLEGRQGRVTDYLKETSLETESFYYLCGNQAMIYDVYDLLRQGGVSGDKIFTEAFF